A stretch of Brassica rapa cultivar Chiifu-401-42 chromosome A08, CAAS_Brap_v3.01, whole genome shotgun sequence DNA encodes these proteins:
- the LOC103835373 gene encoding activating signal cointegrator 1 complex subunit 2 isoform X2, translating into MSHRRSNQHDESARYIPKGQQKFVPKVSLSSSLRQSDSSSRAPAPGGSRVRIGDQGQLVAQGGGSFVNYLPQDEAVAAGLGPEDGGLDPVESQGVVDLLNRELARLLKLNPRLFWREVASDASLHDFLDSFLQFRSRWYDFPFHGVKGIVAGVIVGEIELCRRVFMVLYRISSHRDPGARAADSLSQKDHEVLLQEKKLLDLPKLLDICAIYGHENAELTKSLIENAVKSQVGVPDNLKTMLSHFLGILHTMHRRCTSSLETLFTSANSEDHGSKQLHSDLLEVMDFINDGVVSLDSLTFAYSPAALILACPVETSYGSDELLSSLVRLHDSLLPSLHRGFQVLFKDGDHDSLSDISTSLSMLSTRIGSLCWKILDTCYLSKDLSDHESSIPAVTKMFPSRVEDPMVRADILIQTFREISGLSDQSLESKNRLLHKIEKSYRIIERLRSLQKAGWISMEDEQLQYLSMIMLHSGGTVSVKESPLLLTDGRNTTELMDENAVVMQSKISQIKDIFPEYGNGFLAACLEAYNQNPEEVIQRILEGTLHEDLQRLDTSSETMPQPKPAPTLGSKDKGKGKLIESDSSSSGIYTEQPMTRPSVPASSASSTAVGRFVRKPKDDTPSYKILDARKESDRERNAALLAQYEYDDEYDDSFDDLGFSVGESATGESESFGGNRAGQADSEPSAASKWGSRKNPQFYVKDGKNYSYKVAGSVAVANANEASLVNEAQEDMILGLGRGGNIPLGAVRKLTEYQTQRDDKGQSNVNVNTGDGRENVRFGRGRGRGRGMAREQTQEKSNDNSNNSEATTEAENGGGRGRGRGRRGGGGGRNNHNHKDRAMKKHIASVSGF; encoded by the exons ATGTCTCACCGGCGATCAAACCAGCACGACGAGAGCGCCAGATACATCCCCAAGGGCCAGCAAAAGTTCGTCCCCAAA GTTTCCCTCTCCTCGTCGCTCAGGCAATCGGATTCCTCTTCCAGAGCCCCCGCTCCTGGTGGCAGTAGGGTTAGGATCGGTGATCAGGGACAGTTGGTAGCTCAAGGCGGTGGCAGTTTCGTTAATTACTTACCTCAGGACGAAGCCGTAGCTGCGGGTTTGGGCCCCGAGGATGGAGGTTTGGATCCGGTGGAGTCTCAGGGAGTGGTGGATCTACTCAATAGAGAGCTCGCAAGGCTGCTCAAGCTTAATCCTAGACTGTTTTGGAGAGAAG TGGCTAGTGATGCTTCGTTGCACGATTTTCTGGATAGCTTCTTGCAGTTTAGAAGCAGGTGGTATGATTTTCCTTTTCATGGTGTCAAGGGGATTGTTGCCGGCGTGATTGTTGGAGAGATTGAGCTTTGCCGCCGTGTTTTCATGGTCTTGTATCGAAT ATCTTCCCATAGGGATCCTGGTGCTCGAGCTGCTGATAGCCTTAGTCAGAAAGATCATGAAG TTCTCTTGCAGGAAAAGAAGTTACTGGACTTGCCAAAGTTGTTGGATATATGCGCTATTTATGGACATGAGAATGCAGAGCTCACAAAATCTTTA ATTGAGAATGCTGTGAAATCTCAAGTCGGAGTTCCTGATAATTTGAAAACAATGTTGTCTCATTTCTTGGGCATCTTGCACACAATGCATCGCCGTTGCACCTCATCGTTGGAG ACCTTGTTTACGAGTGCAAATAGTGAAGACCATGGGAGCAAACAACTCCATTCTGACCTTTTGGAG GTTATGGACTTCATAAATGATGGAGTTGTGTCTTTGGATTCTCTCACTTTTGCTTATTCACCAGCAGCTTTAATCTTGGCATGCCCTGTTGAGACGAG TTATGGGAGCGATGAACTTCTCAGCAGCCTTGTTCGGTTGCATGATTCATTGCTTCCATCACTTCATCGTGGCTTCCAGGTCTTGTTCAAGGATGGAGACCATGATTCTCTTTCAGACATATCAACGAGTTTAAGCATGTTGTCAACAAGGATAGGAAGTTTATGTTGGAAAATCTTAGATACCTGCTATCTCAGCAAGGATTTGTCCGATCACGAATCCTCAATTCCAGCTGTCACGAAGATGTTCCCGTCAAGAGTAGAGGACCCTATGGTAAGGGCAGATATACTGATCCAAACATTCAGGGAGATCAGTGGACTTTCCGATCAGTCACTGGAAAGCAAGAACCGATTACTCCATAAGATCGAGAAGAGTTACAGAATAATTGAGAGGCTCAGGAGTTTACAGAAAGCAG GATGGATATCAATGGAAGATGAGCAGCTTCAATATCTGTCGATGATCATGTTGCATTCCGGAGGAACCGTCTCTGTGAAGGAGTCGCCGCTTCTTCTAACTGATGGCAGAAACACCACCGAGCTTATGGATGAAAATGCTGTGGTTATGCAATCGAAGATCAGTCAAATAAAAGACATATTCCCTGAGTACGGGAACGGTTTCTTAGCTGCGTGTCTTGAAGCCTATAACCAGAATCCAGAAGAAGTTATACAGAGGATACTTGAAGGAACACTCCATGAGGACTTGCAGCGATTGGATACTTCTTCCGAGACCATGCCACAACCTAAACCGGCTCCAACTCTTGGAAGCAAAGACAAAGGGAAAGGAAAGCTTATTGAATCTGACAGTAGTAGCTCTGGTATCTACACGGAGCAACCTATGACTCGTCCTTCAGTTCCAGCTTCATCAGCCTCGTCCACAGCGGTTGGCAGATTTGTCAGAAAGCCAAAGGATGATACTCCAAGCTACAAAATTCTAGATGCAAGAAAAGAATCCGACAGAGAAAGAAACGCAGCTTTACTTGCACAATACGAGTACGACGATGAATACGATGATTCTTTTGATGATCTGGGTTTCAGTGTTGGGGAATCAGCTACTGGAGAAAGCGAGTCATTTGGTGGTAACAGAGCTGGCCAAGCAGATTCTGAACCTTCTGCTGCTTCGAAATGGGGAAGCAGAAAGAATCCTCAGTTCTATGTCAAGGATGGTAAGAACTACAGTTACAAAGTGGCGGGCTCTGTTGCGGTGGCAAACGCAAACGAAGCTTCGCTGGTGAATGAAGCTCAGGAAGATATGATACTTGGCTTGGGACGTGGAGGTAACATTCCTCTCGGAGCGGTTAGGAAGCTGACAGAGTATCAGACACAGAGAGATGACAAGGGTCAGTCTAATGTTAACGTGAACACAGGCGATGGAAGAGAGAATGTGAGATTCGGGAGAGGAAGGGGTAGAGGAAGAGGAATGGCGAGGGAGCAAACGCAAGAGAAGAGTAATGACAACAGTAACAACTCAGAGGCTACTACAGAGGCGGAGAATGGAGGAGGAAGGGGTCGAGGGAggggaagaagaggaggaggtggaggaagGAATAATCATAATCATAAAGACAGAGCTATGAAGAAGCACATTGCTAGTGTTTCTGGTTTCTAG
- the LOC103835373 gene encoding activating signal cointegrator 1 complex subunit 2 isoform X1, translating to MSHRRSNQHDESARYIPKGQQKFVPKSFNPTPPPPASSSTAFPVSLSSSLRQSDSSSRAPAPGGSRVRIGDQGQLVAQGGGSFVNYLPQDEAVAAGLGPEDGGLDPVESQGVVDLLNRELARLLKLNPRLFWREVASDASLHDFLDSFLQFRSRWYDFPFHGVKGIVAGVIVGEIELCRRVFMVLYRISSHRDPGARAADSLSQKDHEVLLQEKKLLDLPKLLDICAIYGHENAELTKSLIENAVKSQVGVPDNLKTMLSHFLGILHTMHRRCTSSLETLFTSANSEDHGSKQLHSDLLEVMDFINDGVVSLDSLTFAYSPAALILACPVETSYGSDELLSSLVRLHDSLLPSLHRGFQVLFKDGDHDSLSDISTSLSMLSTRIGSLCWKILDTCYLSKDLSDHESSIPAVTKMFPSRVEDPMVRADILIQTFREISGLSDQSLESKNRLLHKIEKSYRIIERLRSLQKAGWISMEDEQLQYLSMIMLHSGGTVSVKESPLLLTDGRNTTELMDENAVVMQSKISQIKDIFPEYGNGFLAACLEAYNQNPEEVIQRILEGTLHEDLQRLDTSSETMPQPKPAPTLGSKDKGKGKLIESDSSSSGIYTEQPMTRPSVPASSASSTAVGRFVRKPKDDTPSYKILDARKESDRERNAALLAQYEYDDEYDDSFDDLGFSVGESATGESESFGGNRAGQADSEPSAASKWGSRKNPQFYVKDGKNYSYKVAGSVAVANANEASLVNEAQEDMILGLGRGGNIPLGAVRKLTEYQTQRDDKGQSNVNVNTGDGRENVRFGRGRGRGRGMAREQTQEKSNDNSNNSEATTEAENGGGRGRGRGRRGGGGGRNNHNHKDRAMKKHIASVSGF from the exons ATGTCTCACCGGCGATCAAACCAGCACGACGAGAGCGCCAGATACATCCCCAAGGGCCAGCAAAAGTTCGTCCCCAAATCCTTCAATccaactcctcctcctcctgcatCTAGCTCCACCGCTTTCCCCGTTTCCCTCTCCTCGTCGCTCAGGCAATCGGATTCCTCTTCCAGAGCCCCCGCTCCTGGTGGCAGTAGGGTTAGGATCGGTGATCAGGGACAGTTGGTAGCTCAAGGCGGTGGCAGTTTCGTTAATTACTTACCTCAGGACGAAGCCGTAGCTGCGGGTTTGGGCCCCGAGGATGGAGGTTTGGATCCGGTGGAGTCTCAGGGAGTGGTGGATCTACTCAATAGAGAGCTCGCAAGGCTGCTCAAGCTTAATCCTAGACTGTTTTGGAGAGAAG TGGCTAGTGATGCTTCGTTGCACGATTTTCTGGATAGCTTCTTGCAGTTTAGAAGCAGGTGGTATGATTTTCCTTTTCATGGTGTCAAGGGGATTGTTGCCGGCGTGATTGTTGGAGAGATTGAGCTTTGCCGCCGTGTTTTCATGGTCTTGTATCGAAT ATCTTCCCATAGGGATCCTGGTGCTCGAGCTGCTGATAGCCTTAGTCAGAAAGATCATGAAG TTCTCTTGCAGGAAAAGAAGTTACTGGACTTGCCAAAGTTGTTGGATATATGCGCTATTTATGGACATGAGAATGCAGAGCTCACAAAATCTTTA ATTGAGAATGCTGTGAAATCTCAAGTCGGAGTTCCTGATAATTTGAAAACAATGTTGTCTCATTTCTTGGGCATCTTGCACACAATGCATCGCCGTTGCACCTCATCGTTGGAG ACCTTGTTTACGAGTGCAAATAGTGAAGACCATGGGAGCAAACAACTCCATTCTGACCTTTTGGAG GTTATGGACTTCATAAATGATGGAGTTGTGTCTTTGGATTCTCTCACTTTTGCTTATTCACCAGCAGCTTTAATCTTGGCATGCCCTGTTGAGACGAG TTATGGGAGCGATGAACTTCTCAGCAGCCTTGTTCGGTTGCATGATTCATTGCTTCCATCACTTCATCGTGGCTTCCAGGTCTTGTTCAAGGATGGAGACCATGATTCTCTTTCAGACATATCAACGAGTTTAAGCATGTTGTCAACAAGGATAGGAAGTTTATGTTGGAAAATCTTAGATACCTGCTATCTCAGCAAGGATTTGTCCGATCACGAATCCTCAATTCCAGCTGTCACGAAGATGTTCCCGTCAAGAGTAGAGGACCCTATGGTAAGGGCAGATATACTGATCCAAACATTCAGGGAGATCAGTGGACTTTCCGATCAGTCACTGGAAAGCAAGAACCGATTACTCCATAAGATCGAGAAGAGTTACAGAATAATTGAGAGGCTCAGGAGTTTACAGAAAGCAG GATGGATATCAATGGAAGATGAGCAGCTTCAATATCTGTCGATGATCATGTTGCATTCCGGAGGAACCGTCTCTGTGAAGGAGTCGCCGCTTCTTCTAACTGATGGCAGAAACACCACCGAGCTTATGGATGAAAATGCTGTGGTTATGCAATCGAAGATCAGTCAAATAAAAGACATATTCCCTGAGTACGGGAACGGTTTCTTAGCTGCGTGTCTTGAAGCCTATAACCAGAATCCAGAAGAAGTTATACAGAGGATACTTGAAGGAACACTCCATGAGGACTTGCAGCGATTGGATACTTCTTCCGAGACCATGCCACAACCTAAACCGGCTCCAACTCTTGGAAGCAAAGACAAAGGGAAAGGAAAGCTTATTGAATCTGACAGTAGTAGCTCTGGTATCTACACGGAGCAACCTATGACTCGTCCTTCAGTTCCAGCTTCATCAGCCTCGTCCACAGCGGTTGGCAGATTTGTCAGAAAGCCAAAGGATGATACTCCAAGCTACAAAATTCTAGATGCAAGAAAAGAATCCGACAGAGAAAGAAACGCAGCTTTACTTGCACAATACGAGTACGACGATGAATACGATGATTCTTTTGATGATCTGGGTTTCAGTGTTGGGGAATCAGCTACTGGAGAAAGCGAGTCATTTGGTGGTAACAGAGCTGGCCAAGCAGATTCTGAACCTTCTGCTGCTTCGAAATGGGGAAGCAGAAAGAATCCTCAGTTCTATGTCAAGGATGGTAAGAACTACAGTTACAAAGTGGCGGGCTCTGTTGCGGTGGCAAACGCAAACGAAGCTTCGCTGGTGAATGAAGCTCAGGAAGATATGATACTTGGCTTGGGACGTGGAGGTAACATTCCTCTCGGAGCGGTTAGGAAGCTGACAGAGTATCAGACACAGAGAGATGACAAGGGTCAGTCTAATGTTAACGTGAACACAGGCGATGGAAGAGAGAATGTGAGATTCGGGAGAGGAAGGGGTAGAGGAAGAGGAATGGCGAGGGAGCAAACGCAAGAGAAGAGTAATGACAACAGTAACAACTCAGAGGCTACTACAGAGGCGGAGAATGGAGGAGGAAGGGGTCGAGGGAggggaagaagaggaggaggtggaggaagGAATAATCATAATCATAAAGACAGAGCTATGAAGAAGCACATTGCTAGTGTTTCTGGTTTCTAG
- the LOC103835373 gene encoding activating signal cointegrator 1 complex subunit 2 isoform X3, producing MKEKKLLDLPKLLDICAIYGHENAELTKSLIENAVKSQVGVPDNLKTMLSHFLGILHTMHRRCTSSLETLFTSANSEDHGSKQLHSDLLEVMDFINDGVVSLDSLTFAYSPAALILACPVETSYGSDELLSSLVRLHDSLLPSLHRGFQVLFKDGDHDSLSDISTSLSMLSTRIGSLCWKILDTCYLSKDLSDHESSIPAVTKMFPSRVEDPMVRADILIQTFREISGLSDQSLESKNRLLHKIEKSYRIIERLRSLQKAGWISMEDEQLQYLSMIMLHSGGTVSVKESPLLLTDGRNTTELMDENAVVMQSKISQIKDIFPEYGNGFLAACLEAYNQNPEEVIQRILEGTLHEDLQRLDTSSETMPQPKPAPTLGSKDKGKGKLIESDSSSSGIYTEQPMTRPSVPASSASSTAVGRFVRKPKDDTPSYKILDARKESDRERNAALLAQYEYDDEYDDSFDDLGFSVGESATGESESFGGNRAGQADSEPSAASKWGSRKNPQFYVKDGKNYSYKVAGSVAVANANEASLVNEAQEDMILGLGRGGNIPLGAVRKLTEYQTQRDDKGQSNVNVNTGDGRENVRFGRGRGRGRGMAREQTQEKSNDNSNNSEATTEAENGGGRGRGRGRRGGGGGRNNHNHKDRAMKKHIASVSGF from the exons ATGAAG GAAAAGAAGTTACTGGACTTGCCAAAGTTGTTGGATATATGCGCTATTTATGGACATGAGAATGCAGAGCTCACAAAATCTTTA ATTGAGAATGCTGTGAAATCTCAAGTCGGAGTTCCTGATAATTTGAAAACAATGTTGTCTCATTTCTTGGGCATCTTGCACACAATGCATCGCCGTTGCACCTCATCGTTGGAG ACCTTGTTTACGAGTGCAAATAGTGAAGACCATGGGAGCAAACAACTCCATTCTGACCTTTTGGAG GTTATGGACTTCATAAATGATGGAGTTGTGTCTTTGGATTCTCTCACTTTTGCTTATTCACCAGCAGCTTTAATCTTGGCATGCCCTGTTGAGACGAG TTATGGGAGCGATGAACTTCTCAGCAGCCTTGTTCGGTTGCATGATTCATTGCTTCCATCACTTCATCGTGGCTTCCAGGTCTTGTTCAAGGATGGAGACCATGATTCTCTTTCAGACATATCAACGAGTTTAAGCATGTTGTCAACAAGGATAGGAAGTTTATGTTGGAAAATCTTAGATACCTGCTATCTCAGCAAGGATTTGTCCGATCACGAATCCTCAATTCCAGCTGTCACGAAGATGTTCCCGTCAAGAGTAGAGGACCCTATGGTAAGGGCAGATATACTGATCCAAACATTCAGGGAGATCAGTGGACTTTCCGATCAGTCACTGGAAAGCAAGAACCGATTACTCCATAAGATCGAGAAGAGTTACAGAATAATTGAGAGGCTCAGGAGTTTACAGAAAGCAG GATGGATATCAATGGAAGATGAGCAGCTTCAATATCTGTCGATGATCATGTTGCATTCCGGAGGAACCGTCTCTGTGAAGGAGTCGCCGCTTCTTCTAACTGATGGCAGAAACACCACCGAGCTTATGGATGAAAATGCTGTGGTTATGCAATCGAAGATCAGTCAAATAAAAGACATATTCCCTGAGTACGGGAACGGTTTCTTAGCTGCGTGTCTTGAAGCCTATAACCAGAATCCAGAAGAAGTTATACAGAGGATACTTGAAGGAACACTCCATGAGGACTTGCAGCGATTGGATACTTCTTCCGAGACCATGCCACAACCTAAACCGGCTCCAACTCTTGGAAGCAAAGACAAAGGGAAAGGAAAGCTTATTGAATCTGACAGTAGTAGCTCTGGTATCTACACGGAGCAACCTATGACTCGTCCTTCAGTTCCAGCTTCATCAGCCTCGTCCACAGCGGTTGGCAGATTTGTCAGAAAGCCAAAGGATGATACTCCAAGCTACAAAATTCTAGATGCAAGAAAAGAATCCGACAGAGAAAGAAACGCAGCTTTACTTGCACAATACGAGTACGACGATGAATACGATGATTCTTTTGATGATCTGGGTTTCAGTGTTGGGGAATCAGCTACTGGAGAAAGCGAGTCATTTGGTGGTAACAGAGCTGGCCAAGCAGATTCTGAACCTTCTGCTGCTTCGAAATGGGGAAGCAGAAAGAATCCTCAGTTCTATGTCAAGGATGGTAAGAACTACAGTTACAAAGTGGCGGGCTCTGTTGCGGTGGCAAACGCAAACGAAGCTTCGCTGGTGAATGAAGCTCAGGAAGATATGATACTTGGCTTGGGACGTGGAGGTAACATTCCTCTCGGAGCGGTTAGGAAGCTGACAGAGTATCAGACACAGAGAGATGACAAGGGTCAGTCTAATGTTAACGTGAACACAGGCGATGGAAGAGAGAATGTGAGATTCGGGAGAGGAAGGGGTAGAGGAAGAGGAATGGCGAGGGAGCAAACGCAAGAGAAGAGTAATGACAACAGTAACAACTCAGAGGCTACTACAGAGGCGGAGAATGGAGGAGGAAGGGGTCGAGGGAggggaagaagaggaggaggtggaggaagGAATAATCATAATCATAAAGACAGAGCTATGAAGAAGCACATTGCTAGTGTTTCTGGTTTCTAG
- the LOC103835374 gene encoding transcription factor bHLH54 produces the protein MDVFVDGELESLLGMFNFDQCSSSKEEKPQDEMLSLSSLYNGHLHHHHQNNVLSSDQHAFLIPDVFPFGVMPGGNLPTMLDSWDQNHFQETATLKRKLLNVENPHNTNSNCDVTRQELVKAKKKQRVSQESNTADESNTNWRDGQSQSNSSDDEKASVTSVKGKTRATKGTATDPQSLYARKRREKINERLKTLQNLVPNGTKVDISTMLEEAVHYVKFLQLQIKLLSSDELWMYAPLAYNGLDMGFHHNLLSRLM, from the exons ATGGACGTTTTTGTTGATGGTGAATTGGAGTCTCTCCTGGGGATGTTCAACTTTGATCAGTGTTCATCATCCAAGGAGGAGAAACCGCAAGATGAGATGCTTAGCCTCTCTAGCCTTTACAATGGCCAtcttcatcaccatcatcagAACAACGTCTTGTCTTCTGACCAACATGCTTTCTTGATTCCTGATGTGTTCCCATTTGGCGTGATGCCGGGAGGGAATCTTCCGACCATGCTTGATTCTTGGGATCAAAATCACTTCCAAGAAACGGCAACGCTTAAGAGGAAACTACTTAACGTAGAGAATCCACACAACACTAACTCTAACTGTGACGTCACAAGACAA GAGCTTGTCAAAGCCAAGAAAAAGCAGAGGGTAAGCCAGGAAAGCAATACAGCCGACGAAAGCAACACTAACTGGAGAGATGGCCAGAGCCAAAGCAACAGTTCAGACGACGAAAAGGCTTCGGTCACAAGTGTTAAAGGGAAAACAAGAGCCACGAAAGGGACAGCTACTGATCCTCAAAGCCTTTATGCTCGG aaacgAAGAGAGAAGATTAACGAAAGGCTCAAGACACTACAAAACCTTGTACCGAACGGGACAAAAGTTGATATAAGCACGATGCTTGAAGAAGCGGTCCATTACGTGAAGTTCTTGCAGCTTCAAATCAAG TTGTTGAGCTCGGATGAACTATGGATGTACGCACCATTGGCTTACAATGGACTTGACATGGGATTCCATCACAACCTTTTGTCTCGGCTTATGTGA